A single region of the Dryobates pubescens isolate bDryPub1 chromosome 11, bDryPub1.pri, whole genome shotgun sequence genome encodes:
- the HECTD3 gene encoding E3 ubiquitin-protein ligase HECTD3 isoform X3, which yields MEQDEAAVEKLRYVPPTWTYECDEDLVHFLYDHIGKEDENLGSVKQYVDSIDVSSYTEDFNVSCLTDSHADTYWESDGSQGQHWVRLNMKKGTIVKKLLLTVDTTDENFMPKRVAVYGGEGDNLKKLNDVGIDESYIGDVCVLEDMTTHLPVIEIRIVECRDDGIDVRLRGIKIKSSRQRDLGLSADMFQLPNLVRYPRLEGTDPDLLYRRAVLIQRFIKLLDSVLHHLVPAWDHTVGTFSKLKHIKQFLLLSKRRTALITQCLKDSETSKPNFMPRLYINRRLAMEHRDNPALDPSCKNAVFTQVYEGLKPSDKFEKPLDYRWPLRYDQWWECKFIAEGIIDQGGGFRDSLADMSEELCPSSADTPVPLPFFVRTSNQGNGTGEARDMYVPNPSCKDFAKYEWIGQIMGAALRGKEFLVLALPGFVWKQLTGEEVSWSKDFPAVDSVLVKLLDVMEVMDKDTFEFKFGNELTYTTVLSDQRMVELIPNGSSTVVRYEDRREFIRLVQKARLEESKEQIMAMQAGLLKVVPQAVLDLLTWQELEKKVCGDPEVTVDALRKLTRFEDFEPLDTRVQYFWEALNNFTNEDRSRFLRFVTGRSRLPARIYIYPDKMGSETTDALPESSTCSSTLFLPNYATAKVCEEKLRYAAYNCVAIDTDMSPWEE from the exons ATGGAGCAGGATGAGGCTGCAGTAGAGAAGCTTCG ATACGTGCCCCCAACATGGACTTATGAATGTGATGAAGACCTAGTGCATTTCCTGTATGATCACATTGGGAAGGAGGATGAGAACTTGGGCAGCGTCAAGCAGTATGTGGACAGCATCGATGTCTCGTCTTACACG GAGGACTTCAATGTGTCATGCTTGACCGACAGCCATGCTGACACGTACTGGGAGAGTGATGGGTCCCAGGGCCAGCACTGGGTGCGGCTCAACATGAAGAAAGGCACCATTGTCAA GAAGCTCCTGCTGACAGTGGATACCACTGATGAGAACTTCATGCCCAAGCGAGTTGCTGTGTACGGGGGCGAGGGGGACAATCTGAAGAAATTGAATGATGTCGGCATTGATGA GAGTTACATTGGGGATGTCTGCGTCCTTGAGGATATGACAACACACCTGCCTGTCATTGAGATCCGGATTGTGGAGTGCAGAG ATGATGGGATTGATGTTCGCCTCCGAGGCATCAAAATCAAATCCTCTcgacagagggacttggggctgagTGCTGACATGTTCCAGCTGCCCAATCTAGTGCGCTACCCTCGCCTGGAAGGGACAGACCCTGACCTGCTGTACCGACGGGCCGTGCTCATTCAAAG GTTCATCAAGCTCCTGGACAGTGTCCTTCATCACTTGGTGCCTGCCTGGGACCACACTGTTGGCACGTTCAGCAAACTCAAG CATATCAAGCAGTTCTTGCTGCTGTCCAAGAGGCGCACAGCTCTCATTACCCAGTGTCTGAAGGACTCGGAGACCAGCAAGCCCAATTTCATGCCGCGGCTCTATATTAACCGACGCCTGGCTATGGAGCACAGAGACAACCCTGCCCTGGACCCCAGCTGCAAGAATGCTGTCTTCACCCAG GTGTATGAAGGCTTGAAACCTTCAGACAAGTTTGAAAAGCCTCTAGATTATAG GTGGCCGTTGCGTTACGACCAGTGGTGGGAGTGCAAATTCATCGCAGAGGGCATCATTGACCAAG GTGGCGGCTTCCGGGACAGCCTGGCGGACATGTCGGAGGAGCTGTGTCCCAGCTCGGCAGACACCCCTGTGCCTCTTCCCTTCTTTGTGCGCACATCCAACCAG GGCAATGGCACTGGGGAAGCCAGGGACATGTACGTACCGAACCCCTCCTGTAAAGACTTTGCAAAGTATGAGTGGATTGGGCAGATcatgggagcagctctgaggggcAAGGAGTTTCTG gtcctggctcTTCCTGGCTTCGTATGGAAGCAATTAACAGGGGAGGAAGTCAGCTGGagcaaggacttccctgctgtggactctgtgctg GTGAAGCTCCTGGATGTGATGGAAGTCATGGACAAAGACACCTTTGAGTTTAAATTTGGGAATGAGCTGACCTACACAACTGTGCTGAGTGACCAGCGCATGGTGGAGCTGATCCCCAACGGCAGCAGCACCGTGGTGCGCTATGAGGACCGCAGGGAATTCATCCGCCTGGTGCAGAAGGCTCGTCTGGAGGAGAGCAAGGAGCAG ATCATGGCcatgcaggctgggctgctgaagGTGGTGCCCCAAGCTGTTCTTGACCTCCTCACCTGGcaagagctggaaaaaaaagtctgtggAGACCCTGAAGTCACAGTTGATGCCCTCAGGAAGCTCA CCCGATTTGAGGACTTTGAGCCACTGGACACCCGTGTTCAGTACTTCTGGGAAGCGCTCAACAACTTCACCAACG AGGATCGCAGCCGCTTCCTCAGATTTGTCACTGGCAGAAGCCGCCTTCCAGCACGGATCTACATCTATCCAGACAAGATGGG CTCTGAGACGACGGATGCTTTGCCAGAGTCgtccacctgctccagcaccctcttcTTGCCCAACTATGCCAC AGCCAAGGTCTGTGAAGAGAAGTTGCGCTACGCTGCCTATAACTGCGTGGCCATTGATACAGACATGAGTCCGTGGGAGGAGTGA